A single Verrucomicrobiota bacterium DNA region contains:
- the pilM gene encoding type IV pilus assembly protein PilM — protein MLKSKSFLCADFGAGTLKVAEFEATPEGGLRLLRFGVRSLGIEGSQEAARERVLLKGLQDLIAERGFASKQVNACAPGFHVFSKFVKLPPVDSSKVTQIIQYEAQQNVPFPLNEVVWDYQILGNTASGELEVLLVAIKSDLVETMYRAAEGAGLRIHLVDASPAALANAFKFNYGDVEGCSMLLDIGAKTSNVLFFEKGKVFSRGINIGANSITQDFMAEAKMRFADAELFKINEGFVGLGGAYEDPENPKQAAISKVARQVLTRLHIQVNQTIQFYRTQQGGSPPQRVFICGGASVMRYAMEFFQEKLNLPIEYFNPFRSVTLSDTVEVLELEKVAHTFSEVVGLGLRNLAQCPVELNLIPKHLLKRQELSQKKPYFIATALCLILVVFAGGFYYSKVTEVQDRATEKLSGYAVPLNEKKERLEKEEAKIANAKKELEVLGELVQERLTWPEMLVALRKVMLETEEATRRKLGVETGLWFESFTPELPAEDPNAGSGESSTEGSSPMRYMMDPRMMARYGLIMRPPAGGDPAADPAATGDPAADGGEKKSGNTNEVKIINAVCRGVNNMRIRSSANTELAFDFQHQLQNHELLKPFLEGTNGTKLSKELGVVTETEPTFSFGVVLKLKKPIKL, from the coding sequence ATGTTAAAGTCGAAGTCTTTTTTATGCGCCGATTTTGGCGCCGGCACACTCAAAGTGGCCGAGTTCGAGGCGACGCCCGAAGGCGGTTTGCGTCTCCTCCGCTTCGGGGTTCGCTCGCTGGGGATAGAAGGTTCCCAAGAAGCTGCTCGAGAAAGAGTCCTCCTGAAAGGCTTGCAGGATCTCATCGCCGAACGCGGCTTTGCGTCCAAGCAAGTCAATGCTTGCGCGCCCGGGTTTCACGTTTTCTCCAAGTTCGTCAAGCTGCCCCCGGTTGACTCTTCGAAAGTCACCCAGATCATTCAGTACGAGGCCCAGCAAAATGTGCCCTTCCCGCTCAATGAAGTGGTGTGGGACTACCAAATCCTGGGTAACACGGCGAGCGGCGAACTCGAGGTGCTCCTGGTGGCCATCAAGTCGGACTTGGTGGAAACCATGTATCGAGCCGCTGAAGGGGCCGGCCTGCGCATCCATCTGGTCGATGCTTCCCCGGCCGCCCTGGCCAATGCCTTCAAGTTTAATTACGGCGATGTGGAAGGTTGCTCCATGCTCCTTGACATCGGAGCCAAGACCAGCAACGTGCTTTTCTTCGAGAAAGGCAAAGTCTTTTCCCGCGGCATCAACATTGGGGCCAATTCGATAACGCAGGACTTCATGGCGGAAGCCAAAATGCGCTTCGCGGACGCCGAGTTGTTCAAAATCAACGAAGGCTTCGTCGGCTTGGGCGGTGCCTATGAAGATCCGGAAAATCCGAAACAGGCCGCCATTTCCAAAGTTGCCCGCCAAGTGTTGACCCGGCTCCACATTCAGGTCAACCAGACGATCCAGTTCTATCGGACGCAACAGGGCGGTTCCCCCCCTCAGCGCGTCTTCATCTGCGGCGGCGCTTCCGTCATGCGCTATGCCATGGAGTTCTTCCAGGAGAAGCTCAATCTCCCCATCGAATACTTCAATCCTTTCCGAAGTGTGACCTTGTCCGATACGGTGGAAGTTTTAGAGCTCGAAAAGGTTGCGCATACTTTCTCTGAAGTCGTCGGACTGGGATTGCGCAACTTGGCCCAATGCCCGGTCGAACTGAATCTGATTCCGAAGCATCTGCTGAAGCGGCAGGAGCTGAGTCAGAAGAAACCTTATTTCATCGCGACCGCTCTCTGTTTGATCCTTGTCGTGTTTGCCGGTGGTTTCTACTACTCCAAAGTCACCGAAGTTCAAGATCGAGCGACCGAGAAGCTCTCAGGATACGCCGTGCCGCTGAACGAAAAGAAAGAGCGGCTCGAAAAAGAGGAAGCCAAGATTGCCAACGCGAAGAAGGAGTTGGAAGTGCTCGGTGAGCTCGTCCAGGAGCGCTTGACGTGGCCTGAAATGCTCGTCGCCTTGCGGAAAGTCATGCTGGAAACCGAGGAAGCCACCCGCCGGAAGCTCGGAGTTGAAACCGGTCTCTGGTTCGAGAGTTTTACCCCCGAGTTGCCCGCCGAAGACCCCAACGCAGGCTCCGGTGAATCTTCGACCGAAGGGTCCAGCCCGATGAGGTACATGATGGATCCGCGCATGATGGCACGCTACGGCCTCATTATGCGGCCCCCTGCGGGAGGCGATCCTGCCGCAGATCCCGCCGCAACCGGGGATCCCGCCGCCGATGGCGGAGAGAAAAAATCCGGCAACACGAACGAAGTCAAAATCATCAATGCGGTCTGCCGTGGGGTGAATAATATGCGAATCCGGAGTTCGGCCAACACCGAGCTCGCCTTCGATTTTCAGCATCAGTTGCAGAACCACGAGCTGCTCAAACCGTTCCTGGAAGGCACCAATGGCACGAAACTTTCCAAGGAGTTAGGCGTGGTTACCGAAACGGAACCCACCTTCAGTTTTGGTGTGGTCTTGAAGCTCAAGAAGCCGATCAAGCTCTAA